The genomic region TCTGGATCCAGACCGGCTTTGCCATGGTCATCCTGTCGGCAGCGCTTCGCGGTATCCCGGAAGAGACGATCGAAGCTGCCGTCATCGATGGCGCCAACGGCTGGCAGATCTTCTGGAAGATCATGGTGCCGCAAATCTGGGGGACGATTGCCGTCGTCTGGACGACGATTACCATCCTCGTGCTCAAAGTCTTCGACATCGTGCTTACCATGACCAACGGTCAGTGGGACTCGATGGTGCTCGCCAACCTGATGTTCAACTGGATGTTCCGTGGTGGCGGCGACAGCGGCCGCAGCGCCGTCATCGCCCTCATCATCATGGTCGCCGTCATGCCGATCATGGTCTGGAACGTCCGGCGCGCCAACCAGGAAACGGGAGAGCACTGAGATGACCTTCGATAGGAGCTTCTTCCGCATCGGCCCAGCCCGGCTGTTTGTCCACGCCATGGTGCTATTGATCGTCATCGTCTGGCTGGTACCGACGCTCGGCATTTTCGTCACCGCGCTGCGCGACAAGGACCAGATCACCGTATCCGGCTGGTGGACGGCATTTTCCGGCTCCTCGCAGACGACAGCAGTACGGCTGGACGCTGCCGACAAGCAGCAACCGGACGGTACCAACTATGTCATTTCAGGCTCGGTCTTTTCGGCCGCCGGTTCCCTCGGCAAGGTCAGTGCGTTCGGCGTCAAGGCGCAGGACCCCTCGGCCTTCAAGGCTGGCGAGCCCGCCGATATCGGTAACGGCGAAACGTTGCTGATCAACACCGACGGCACCTACAAATACACCAAGAACGCCGCTTTCGACGACACGCGCGGCAAGCGCATCTATATCTCCGTCGCCTCGCCGCCGGCCTTTACGCTGCAAAACTTCAAGTCGGTGGTGACGGGAGAGGGGATCGGCCAGTCCTTCATCAATTCGCTGACCGTTACGATACCCGCCACCATCATTCCGATCCTGATTGCGGCCTTTGCCGCCTATGCACTGGCCTGGATGGAGTTTCCCGGCCGGTCGCTGATGATTGCGCTGGTGGTCGGTCTAATCGTCGTGCCGCTGCAAATGTCGCTGATCCCTCTGCTGCGGCTCTATAACGACATCGGCTCCTTCCTCGGCGTGCCCTCGAAAACCTACCCCGGCATCTGGCTCGCGCACACAGCCTTCGGCATGCCGCTCGCCATCTACCTGCTGCGCAACTACATCGCCGGCCTGCCGAAGGAGATCATCGAATCCGCCCGCGTCGACGGCGCCAGCGATTTCGACATTTTTGTCAAGATCATCCTGCCGCTGTCCTTTCCAGCACTCGCCTCCTTTGCGATCTTCCAGTTCCTCTGGGTGTGGAACGACCTTCTGATCGCCATGGTCTTTCTCGGCACCGCCAAGGACCAGCTTGTGCTGACCGGCAGCCTCAATGCGCTGCTCGGCTCGCGCGGCGGCAACTGGGAAATCCTCACAGCCTCGGCTTTCGTCACCATCATCGTGCCGCTCCTCGTCTTCTTCGGTCTGCAGCGCTACCTGGTGCGCGGTCTGCTGGCCGGATCTGTCAAGGGTGGCTGACGCCTACAATTCGCATTCAAACAGGATCTCCCGGGAATGACTATTGCTACTCCATCGATCACGACGGCCGACAAAAACTGGTGGCGCGGTGCTGTGATCTACCAGATCTATCCGCGCTCGTTCCAGGACTCCAACGGCGACGGTATCGGCGATCTCAAGGGCATCGCCGCCCGCTTGCCGCACGTCGCCTCGCTCGGCGCCGACGCCATCTGGGTGTCGCCTTTTTTCATGTCGCCGATGCGCGACTTCGGCTACGATGTCTCTGACTACGAGGATGTCGACCCGATCTTCGGCACGCTCGCCGATTTCGATTCGCTGATCGCCGAAGCCCATCGGCTCGGCATCAAGGTGATGATCGACCTTGTCATCTCCCACTCCTCCGATCGCCACCCGTGGTTCGTCGAAAGCCGCTCTAGCCAGGATAACCCGAAATCCGACTGGTATGTTTGGTCGGACGCCAAGCCCGACGGCACGCCACCCAACAACTGGCTGTCG from Rhizobium tumorigenes harbors:
- a CDS encoding carbohydrate ABC transporter permease translates to MTFDRSFFRIGPARLFVHAMVLLIVIVWLVPTLGIFVTALRDKDQITVSGWWTAFSGSSQTTAVRLDAADKQQPDGTNYVISGSVFSAAGSLGKVSAFGVKAQDPSAFKAGEPADIGNGETLLINTDGTYKYTKNAAFDDTRGKRIYISVASPPAFTLQNFKSVVTGEGIGQSFINSLTVTIPATIIPILIAAFAAYALAWMEFPGRSLMIALVVGLIVVPLQMSLIPLLRLYNDIGSFLGVPSKTYPGIWLAHTAFGMPLAIYLLRNYIAGLPKEIIESARVDGASDFDIFVKIILPLSFPALASFAIFQFLWVWNDLLIAMVFLGTAKDQLVLTGSLNALLGSRGGNWEILTASAFVTIIVPLLVFFGLQRYLVRGLLAGSVKGG